In Dasypus novemcinctus isolate mDasNov1 chromosome 10, mDasNov1.1.hap2, whole genome shotgun sequence, one DNA window encodes the following:
- the LOC101439334 gene encoding olfactory receptor 56B4-like — MDAFTSVANSSSIQNSHFILMGLPGIHEWQHWLSLPLALLYLLALGANLLIMITIQRELTLHEPMYHFLGILSVVDIGLATTIMPKILAIFWFDAKAISLPECFAQIYTIHCFLCMESGVFLCMAVDRFIAICHPLRYPSIVTEAFVGKATGFMVLRNGLLTIPVPVLAAQRHYCSRNEIQHCLCSNLGVISLACDDITMNKLYQLVLAWVLVGSDMALVFSSYVLILRSVLRLNSVEAMSKALSTCSSHLILILFFYSGIIVLSVTHLAEKKIPLIPVLLNVLHNVIPPALNPMVYALRMQELRLGFQRLLGMGEDMPTK, encoded by the coding sequence ATGGATGCCTTCACTAGTGTTGCAAACAGTTCCAGCATCCAGAATTCCCACTTCATCCTGATGGGGCTCCCAGGCATTCATGAATGGCAGCACTGGCTCTCCCTGCCCCTGGCTCTGCTCTACCTCTTAGCTCTTGGTGCCAATCTCCTCATCATGATCACCATACAACGTGAGCTCACTCTACATGAGCCCATGTACCATTTTCTGGGCATATTATCAGTGGTGGACATTGGCTTGGCCACCACCATCATGCCCAAAATCCTGGCCATTTTCTGGTTTGATGCTAAGGCAATCAGCCTCCCTGAGTGCTTTGCTCAGATATACACTATCCATTGCTTTTTGTGCATGGAGTCTGGTGTCTTCCTCTGCATGGCAGTGGACAGATTCATAGCCATCTGTCACCCACTCCGATACCCCTCCATAGTCACTGAAGCTTTTGTGGGCAAAGCCACAGGATTCATGGTGCTCAGGAATGGGCTGTTGACCATCCCAGTGCCCGTACTGGCTGCCCAGAGACACTACTGCTCCAGGAATGAAATTCAGCACTGCCTCTGCTCTAACCTGGGGGTTATCAGTCTGGCTTGTGATGACATCACCATGAACAAACTTTACCAACTTGTCTTAGCATGGGTCCTGGTTGGGAGTGATATGGCCCTAGTATTTTCTTCCTATGTGCTAATCCTACGCTCTGTGCTGAGGTTGAACTCAGTGGAAGCAATGTCCAAGGCTCTGAGCACCTGTAGCTCCCACCTCATCCTCATCCTCTTTTTCTACTCAGGTATCATTGTGCTGTCAGTCACACACTTAGCAGAGAAGAAGATTCCCCTCATCCCCGTGCTCCTCAATGTGCTGCACAATGTCATACCCCCTGCACTCAACCCCATGGTCTACGCACTCAGGATGCAGGAGCTCAGGCTGGGCTTCCAGAGACTGCTTGGGATGGGTGAAGACATGCCCACCAAGTAA